In Euzebya sp., one genomic interval encodes:
- a CDS encoding xanthine dehydrogenase family protein subunit M has product MFPASFSYTRAESLDEAIAALAEDPEETRVLAGGQSLIPMMKLRFAFPERLVDINRIPGLDHVRRENGHLAVGALARHNDVLASDDTFGVVAAAAPWIADPLVRNRGTMVGSVAHCDPEGDWNSVLLACGATVVAQGPSGRREIDIPDFVVGLFENSLADGEVAVEVRIPVPTRASGGAYHKLERKVGDYATVAVATHLELADDGTIAAAGIGLTSVVPHPTKVTDAEAILVGQTPSEELFAEAAAATASASSPTTDVRGTADWKRNVVRVFTQRGLADALAQARGDDESGS; this is encoded by the coding sequence ATGTTCCCCGCGAGCTTCAGCTACACCCGTGCGGAGAGCCTCGACGAGGCCATCGCCGCACTGGCCGAGGACCCGGAGGAGACCCGGGTCCTCGCAGGCGGCCAGTCGCTCATCCCGATGATGAAGCTGCGCTTCGCCTTCCCCGAGCGGCTGGTCGACATCAACCGCATCCCCGGGCTGGACCACGTCCGGCGCGAGAACGGGCACCTCGCCGTCGGGGCTCTGGCACGCCACAACGACGTGCTCGCGTCCGACGACACCTTCGGGGTCGTCGCCGCGGCAGCGCCGTGGATCGCCGACCCGCTGGTCCGCAACCGTGGGACGATGGTCGGGTCGGTCGCCCACTGCGACCCGGAGGGGGACTGGAACTCCGTCCTCCTCGCCTGCGGGGCGACCGTGGTCGCCCAGGGGCCGTCCGGACGGCGGGAGATCGACATCCCCGACTTCGTCGTCGGGCTGTTCGAGAACAGCCTGGCCGACGGCGAGGTGGCCGTCGAGGTGCGCATCCCCGTGCCGACGCGCGCGAGCGGCGGGGCGTACCACAAGCTCGAGCGGAAGGTCGGCGACTACGCCACGGTCGCCGTGGCCACGCACCTCGAGCTCGCCGACGACGGCACGATCGCCGCCGCCGGCATCGGGCTGACCAGCGTGGTGCCCCACCCGACGAAGGTGACCGACGCCGAGGCGATCCTCGTCGGCCAGACCCCGTCCGAGGAGCTGTTCGCCGAGGCAGCCGCCGCGACCGCGTCGGCCTCGAGCCCGACGACGGACGTCCGCGGGACGGCGGACTGGAAGCGGAACGTGGTGCGGGTGTTCACCCAGCGCGGCCTGGCCGACGCCCTGGCGCAGGCACGTGGCGACGACGAGAGCGGGAGCTGA